One [Clostridium] saccharolyticum WM1 DNA segment encodes these proteins:
- a CDS encoding IS3 family transposase (programmed frameshift), with protein MAKHSFGLKKRMVLAYESGEGGYAFLSKKYNVSRIMIRKWVAAYKEFGDEGLRRSRQNETYSFEFKLHVVELYLSTEVSYQELALTVGMNNPPLITKWVNDFRIAGPDALRPKRKGRRRKMDKPKEIARDVPDSLKDNNEYIKQLEDELLKLKIENAYFKRTEEAAFRGNTSEQKARIIHSLRGSFKLKDILAITGFPKATYMYWQKRFDRKNQNQEFEQKILEIRKNNKDFGYRRIYGELRKQGLIVNKKRVQRIIQKLGLQVISFTRKSRKYSSYKGKVGKVAPNRIHRRFETYIPHQKITTDTSEFKYYEIDEKGRMNIRKLYLDPFMDMCNREIISYGISQKPSAESIMDALNKTIEKTEDCKYRRTFHSDQGWAYQMKAYVRTLKENKIFQSMSRKGNCHDNSVMENFFGLIKQEMYYGVVYYSYEELKSAIEKYIKYYNEKRIKEKLGWMSPVEYRLSLLAA; from the exons CTGCATATAAAGAATTCGGTGACGAAGGACTGAGACGTTCTCGTCAAAACGAAACGTACTCTTTCGAATTTAAGCTTCATGTGGTAGAGTTATATCTATCAACAGAGGTTTCTTATCAGGAGCTCGCTCTTACAGTTGGAATGAATAATCCACCGTTAATTACCAAGTGGGTTAATGATTTCAGAATTGCTGGTCCTGATGCTTTGAGACCAAAGCGTAAAGGACGGCGAAGAAAAATGGATAAACCTAAAGAGATAGCCCGGGATGTGCCAGATTCATTAAAAGATAATAATGAGTATATCAAGCAACTCGAGGATGAATTACTAAAACTAAAAATAGAGAATGCGTATT TTAAAAGAACTGAGGAGGCTGCGTTTAGAGGGAACACCTCAGAACAAAAAGCGAGAATCATCCACAGCCTCCGAGGATCATTCAAACTAAAAGACATTCTCGCAATCACAGGTTTTCCTAAAGCAACATATATGTATTGGCAGAAACGTTTTGATAGAAAAAACCAAAATCAAGAATTCGAGCAAAAGATCCTTGAAATACGAAAGAATAACAAAGATTTTGGCTATCGTCGCATTTATGGAGAGTTAAGAAAACAAGGACTAATTGTAAACAAGAAACGGGTTCAACGGATTATTCAAAAGCTTGGTCTTCAGGTGATATCGTTCACGCGGAAAAGCCGCAAATACAGTTCTTATAAAGGCAAAGTAGGAAAGGTTGCTCCGAATAGAATTCACAGACGATTTGAAACTTATATTCCACACCAGAAGATTACGACCGACACCTCTGAATTTAAGTATTATGAAATAGATGAAAAAGGAAGAATGAATATCAGGAAGCTTTACCTGGATCCATTTATGGATATGTGTAATAGAGAAATAATCAGTTATGGCATATCACAGAAACCATCTGCAGAAAGTATAATGGATGCCTTAAACAAAACAATAGAAAAAACAGAGGATTGTAAATATAGACGTACATTCCACTCAGATCAAGGCTGGGCTTATCAAATGAAAGCGTATGTTCGTACGCTTAAGGAAAACAAGATATTTCAAAGCATGTCCAGAAAAGGAAATTGTCACGATAATTCGGTTATGGAAAACTTTTTTGGACTTATAAAGCAAGAAATGTATTATGGTGTAGTTTACTATAGTTATGAAGAGCTTAAGTCAGCTATTGAGAAATACATAAAATACTACAATGAGAAACGAATTAAAGAAAAACTGGGATGGATGAGTCCTGTAGAATACAGACTCAGCCTCCTGGCTGCATAA
- the metA gene encoding homoserine O-acetyltransferase MetA, translating into MPIKVQKDLPAKAILEKENIFMMDEDRALSQDIRPLQILIINLMPVKEETETQLLRALSNTPLQVDCTFLMLESHTSKNTSASHLNKFYVYFDEVKKRKFDGMIITGAPVENMEFEEVNYWEELMKIMEWSKTHVTSSLHICWGAQAGLYYHYGIQKYKRESKLSGIYRHKVLDRKVPLVRSLDDYVMAPHSRYTEVRREDIEKHPELIILAESKEAGILLVMSRDGRQVFVQGHPEYDRMTLDGEYHRDLGKGLDPEIPCNYYEDDDPDTVPVLNWRNGANTLYGNWLNFYVYQITPYLLEAEDGESYHL; encoded by the coding sequence ATGCCCATTAAAGTACAAAAGGATTTACCTGCAAAAGCCATATTGGAAAAAGAGAACATTTTTATGATGGATGAGGACCGGGCTTTAAGCCAGGACATCCGCCCTCTCCAGATATTGATCATAAACCTTATGCCTGTAAAGGAAGAGACAGAGACCCAGCTTCTCCGGGCGTTGTCCAACACTCCCCTGCAGGTGGACTGTACCTTTCTGATGCTGGAGAGCCATACTTCCAAGAATACGTCAGCCAGTCATTTAAATAAATTTTATGTTTATTTTGATGAGGTTAAGAAAAGAAAATTTGACGGCATGATCATCACCGGAGCACCGGTGGAGAACATGGAATTTGAAGAGGTCAATTACTGGGAAGAGCTAATGAAGATCATGGAGTGGAGCAAAACCCATGTGACCAGTTCCCTTCATATTTGCTGGGGTGCCCAGGCCGGTCTCTATTATCATTATGGCATACAGAAGTACAAGAGAGAAAGCAAGCTTTCAGGCATCTACCGGCACAAGGTTCTGGACCGGAAGGTCCCTCTTGTCCGCAGTCTGGATGACTATGTCATGGCTCCCCATTCCCGCTATACGGAGGTGAGGAGAGAGGACATAGAAAAACATCCGGAGCTGATTATCCTGGCGGAATCCAAAGAAGCAGGGATTCTTCTGGTTATGAGCCGGGATGGAAGGCAGGTATTTGTCCAGGGGCATCCGGAATACGACCGCATGACTTTGGACGGAGAATATCACCGGGATTTGGGAAAGGGACTGGATCCCGAGATTCCATGCAATTATTATGAAGATGATGACCCGGATACGGTTCCTGTGTTAAACTGGAGGAATGGAGCCAATACGTTGTATGGGAACTGGCTGAACTTTTATGTATATCAGATCACTCCTTATCTTTTGGAAGCGGAAGATGGGGAATCCTATCATTTATAA
- the ligA gene encoding NAD-dependent DNA ligase LigA: MDANMSRMKELVNLLTAAGKAYYQESREIMSNFEYDRLYDELKELEDETGVILSKSPTQNVGYQVLSELPKEAHETPMLSLDKTKSVESLQEWLGSQTGVLSWKLDGLTVVLSYNRGTLQKAVTRGNGEIGEVITNNAKVFSNIPLNISHMGELILRGEAVIKYSDFNRINEEIEEVAAKYKNPRNLCSGSVRQLNNQITAQRNVNFKAFSLVTAEGAEFNNSRKEQFEWLKRQGFDVVDYEMVTRDTLPEAVETFSKNISSYDIPSDGLVLLFDDIAYGEALGRTSKFPRNAIAFKWADEIRETRLDHIEWSASRTGLINPVAIFDPVELEGTTVSRASVHNLSIMEALELGEGDEITVYKANMIIPQIAGNLTRSKKIRIPDQCPVCGGSTEIRRVNDVKSLYCTNPDCQAKRLKGFSLFVSRDALNIDGLSEATLEKFIGAGYIREFADIFHLEQHEEAITQMEGFGRKSYDNLIQAVKKASHTTLPRLIYGLGIAGIGLANAKMLCQEFKSDFGKMRKAEEEELTAVPGIGKVLADAWITYFKEEKNNRMVDRLLSEVTIQGDGEVRSGGIFEGMVFVMTGSVNHYENRKALQEDIEAHGGKAAGSVTSRTTYLINNDTTSNSSKNKKAKELGVPIISEEDFIKLKENLL, from the coding sequence ATGGACGCTAACATGAGCAGAATGAAAGAACTGGTGAATCTTCTGACGGCGGCTGGTAAGGCTTACTACCAGGAAAGCCGGGAGATCATGAGCAATTTTGAATATGACAGGCTTTACGATGAGCTTAAGGAGCTGGAGGATGAGACAGGGGTCATACTTTCCAAAAGCCCCACTCAGAATGTGGGATATCAGGTTTTAAGCGAGCTTCCCAAAGAAGCCCATGAAACCCCTATGCTTTCTCTTGACAAGACAAAGAGTGTGGAAAGCCTGCAGGAGTGGCTGGGCAGCCAGACCGGAGTGCTGTCCTGGAAGCTTGACGGGCTGACCGTAGTTCTTTCTTATAATCGAGGGACCCTTCAGAAGGCCGTGACCAGGGGAAACGGAGAGATCGGAGAGGTCATTACCAATAACGCAAAAGTATTTTCCAATATTCCTTTGAATATATCCCATATGGGAGAACTCATCCTGCGGGGGGAAGCAGTGATCAAGTACTCGGATTTTAACCGGATCAACGAGGAGATCGAAGAGGTGGCTGCCAAATACAAGAACCCCAGGAACTTGTGCAGCGGTTCCGTAAGGCAGTTAAACAACCAGATCACAGCCCAAAGAAATGTGAATTTTAAAGCATTTTCTCTTGTAACAGCAGAAGGTGCTGAGTTTAATAATTCCAGAAAAGAGCAGTTTGAATGGTTGAAGAGGCAGGGCTTTGATGTGGTGGATTATGAAATGGTGACAAGGGATACCCTTCCGGAGGCGGTAGAGACATTTTCCAAGAACATTTCCAGCTATGACATTCCCTCGGACGGGCTGGTGCTTCTGTTTGATGATATCGCTTACGGAGAAGCTCTTGGCCGTACATCCAAATTTCCCCGCAATGCCATTGCATTTAAGTGGGCCGACGAGATCCGGGAAACAAGGCTTGACCACATTGAATGGAGTGCATCCAGGACCGGCCTCATCAATCCGGTTGCTATCTTTGATCCTGTGGAGCTGGAAGGGACCACGGTAAGCCGGGCCAGCGTCCACAACTTAAGCATTATGGAAGCCTTAGAGCTGGGAGAGGGGGATGAGATCACGGTTTATAAGGCCAACATGATCATTCCCCAGATCGCCGGCAATCTGACAAGGAGCAAAAAGATACGGATTCCTGATCAATGTCCTGTGTGCGGAGGAAGTACGGAGATTCGAAGGGTAAATGATGTCAAAAGCTTATACTGCACCAATCCGGACTGTCAGGCCAAGCGGCTGAAAGGCTTTTCCCTTTTTGTCAGCAGGGATGCCTTAAATATTGACGGTTTGTCCGAGGCGACCTTGGAGAAATTCATCGGTGCCGGATATATCCGGGAATTTGCAGATATTTTCCACTTGGAGCAGCATGAGGAGGCCATTACCCAGATGGAGGGCTTTGGGCGGAAATCCTATGACAACCTGATCCAGGCGGTGAAGAAAGCTTCCCATACCACTCTTCCAAGACTGATCTACGGCCTGGGGATTGCTGGTATCGGCTTGGCAAACGCAAAGATGCTGTGCCAGGAATTTAAATCTGATTTTGGGAAAATGCGCAAAGCAGAGGAAGAGGAGCTGACCGCAGTTCCCGGCATTGGAAAGGTGCTGGCCGATGCCTGGATCACCTATTTTAAAGAAGAGAAGAACAACCGGATGGTGGACCGCCTGCTGTCAGAAGTCACGATCCAGGGAGATGGAGAGGTCCGGAGCGGCGGAATCTTTGAAGGCATGGTATTTGTCATGACTGGCTCTGTGAACCACTATGAAAACCGGAAAGCCCTTCAGGAGGATATTGAAGCCCATGGAGGCAAGGCAGCTGGCTCTGTGACTTCCAGGACCACTTATTTGATCAACAACGATACAACGTCTAATTCTTCCAAAAATAAAAAGGCAAAGGAACTTGGAGTGCCTATTATATCAGAAGAGGATTTCATAAAGTTGAAAGAAAATCTTCTTTAA
- a CDS encoding pseudouridine synthase, which produces METEGIRLNKFLSEAGICSRREADRFIEAGKVSINGKAAATGQKVLPGQSVTINGRTVQAGKGDQSHKEEPVFLAVHKPRGIVCTTSHKDRAPNIVDMVDYPVRIYPVGRLDKDSEGLILMTNQGSLVNKMMRSGNAHEKEYLVKVNRPVTDDFIRTMKKGVFLPELNVTTKPCFVTKAGEKAFRIVLTQGLNRQIRRMCSQLGFEVRMLKRMRIMNIELGDLKPGAYRELSKREYHQMKEALKGSTNLSYKEQKKEKSDGR; this is translated from the coding sequence ATGGAGACAGAAGGAATCCGTCTGAATAAATTTTTAAGTGAAGCAGGGATATGTTCCCGAAGGGAGGCGGACCGCTTCATTGAGGCGGGAAAGGTTTCCATTAACGGAAAGGCAGCTGCCACCGGCCAGAAGGTCCTTCCGGGCCAGTCTGTTACCATAAACGGCCGGACGGTTCAGGCAGGAAAAGGAGATCAGAGCCATAAGGAAGAACCGGTTTTTCTGGCAGTCCATAAGCCAAGAGGCATCGTATGCACGACATCCCATAAGGACCGTGCTCCCAACATAGTGGATATGGTAGATTATCCTGTGAGGATCTACCCTGTGGGCCGTCTTGACAAGGATTCCGAAGGACTGATCCTCATGACCAACCAGGGCTCCCTGGTGAATAAAATGATGCGCAGCGGAAATGCTCATGAAAAGGAATATCTGGTGAAGGTCAACCGCCCGGTCACTGATGATTTCATCCGTACCATGAAAAAGGGAGTATTTCTTCCGGAATTGAATGTGACCACTAAGCCCTGTTTTGTGACCAAGGCAGGAGAAAAGGCGTTCCGCATCGTACTGACCCAGGGACTGAACCGCCAGATCCGCCGAATGTGCAGCCAGCTTGGCTTTGAAGTTCGGATGTTAAAACGAATGAGGATCATGAATATTGAACTGGGAGATTTAAAGCCCGGAGCTTACCGGGAGCTTTCAAAAAGAGAGTACCACCAGATGAAAGAGGCATTAAAAGGCTCAACAAATCTTTCCTATAAAGAACAGAAAAAGGAGAAATCTGATGGACGCTAA
- a CDS encoding bacteriohemerythrin, with amino-acid sequence MPWTPNLSVGISMIDDQHKMWFEKAEKLFEAGKNNQAKEYVGELLNFLDDYTKKHFADEEKYMMSIHYPGYAEQKQAHTAFIAQLEKIRNEYKSSGGNLLVILNANQMVLDWLTKHISNMDKKIGEYAKSIH; translated from the coding sequence ATGCCGTGGACACCGAATTTATCCGTAGGGATATCAATGATTGACGATCAGCATAAAATGTGGTTTGAGAAAGCAGAAAAATTGTTTGAGGCAGGAAAAAACAACCAGGCCAAGGAATATGTGGGAGAGCTTCTTAACTTTTTGGATGACTACACAAAAAAACACTTTGCAGACGAAGAGAAGTATATGATGAGTATCCACTATCCCGGTTATGCCGAGCAGAAACAGGCTCATACCGCTTTCATCGCACAATTAGAAAAGATACGAAATGAATATAAATCTTCCGGGGGCAACTTACTGGTGATTTTAAATGCCAACCAAATGGTATTGGATTGGCTTACAAAGCATATTTCCAATATGGACAAAAAAATAGGTGAGTATGCGAAAAGCATTCACTGA
- a CDS encoding recombinase family protein: MDMFNQAGCGEKRFISPCYRAALYMRLSRDDDGEGESSSISTQRKMLCSYAMENGFDIYKEYVDDGYSGTNFDRPAWNQLLRDIEAKQVNLVITKDLSRLGRDYIMTGQLTEIYFPSRGIRYIAVNDGYDSDSPWSDIAPFKNIINEMYARDTSKKIRSSFQTKIKEGAFIGNFAPFGYQKDPEDKNHLIVDPLAAVIVREIFQWAEQGEAPARIAERLNQRKVLTPALYRCAGRPYLNPDSYTKRKEWTSGTVCKLLSNPVYLGQIVQGKTAKVSFKSPMTFRKPREEWVVVEDMHEPLISREVFDRVRRRSVSRKNPPETGFINIFSGFAMCGDCGRNMSSTGTGREMESRKLVCGGYKLYGKRECTNHYMDYRLLYHVVLNEIRSLLSFTEAEMKEIDEMLREPYNIKENPVEKKAADSLKKRERELDRMIGRLYEDRVNERIGEDRFCKMLESWDKEVREIRQSLALIQSPCLSGEQRKPAASGMLSHLLEEISREDGLSSELLGKFIEKIEVFQSSKEEEGGKCRKYQTIRIYYRMLASTEDPDGPA; encoded by the coding sequence ATGGATATGTTCAATCAGGCAGGCTGCGGGGAGAAACGCTTCATTTCTCCCTGCTACAGGGCCGCGCTTTACATGCGCTTGTCAAGGGACGACGATGGTGAAGGGGAAAGTTCCAGCATCAGCACCCAGCGTAAAATGCTTTGCTCCTATGCCATGGAAAATGGCTTTGACATTTATAAGGAGTATGTGGATGACGGATACAGCGGGACCAATTTTGACCGTCCGGCCTGGAATCAGCTGTTAAGGGATATAGAAGCAAAACAGGTGAACCTGGTGATCACCAAGGATTTGTCCCGCCTGGGCCGGGATTATATTATGACAGGCCAGCTTACGGAGATCTATTTCCCTTCCAGGGGGATCCGTTACATAGCAGTGAATGACGGATATGATTCTGACAGTCCCTGGAGCGATATTGCACCCTTTAAAAATATCATAAATGAAATGTATGCCAGGGATACGTCAAAAAAAATACGCAGCTCCTTTCAGACAAAAATAAAAGAGGGGGCATTTATCGGTAATTTTGCCCCCTTCGGCTACCAGAAGGATCCGGAGGATAAAAATCATCTTATCGTTGACCCTTTGGCGGCTGTTATTGTCCGGGAGATCTTTCAATGGGCAGAGCAGGGAGAGGCTCCGGCCCGGATCGCTGAACGGTTAAATCAGAGAAAGGTGCTGACACCTGCCCTGTACCGCTGCGCAGGACGGCCCTATTTAAATCCGGACTCTTACACAAAGAGGAAGGAATGGACCTCAGGCACGGTCTGTAAGCTGTTAAGCAATCCCGTATACTTAGGCCAAATCGTCCAGGGAAAGACGGCAAAGGTTTCCTTTAAAAGCCCCATGACTTTTCGGAAACCCAGGGAAGAGTGGGTTGTGGTTGAGGATATGCATGAACCGCTTATTTCCAGGGAGGTTTTTGATCGGGTAAGAAGGCGGAGTGTTTCCCGTAAGAATCCTCCGGAAACAGGTTTTATCAACATTTTTTCCGGATTTGCCATGTGCGGGGACTGCGGAAGAAATATGTCCTCCACAGGAACAGGTAGGGAAATGGAATCCCGCAAACTGGTATGCGGAGGGTATAAACTGTACGGAAAAAGGGAATGCACCAATCACTACATGGATTACAGGCTTCTTTACCATGTGGTATTGAATGAAATACGCAGTCTACTTTCCTTTACGGAAGCGGAAATGAAAGAGATTGATGAAATGCTGCGGGAACCTTACAATATTAAGGAAAATCCTGTTGAAAAAAAAGCGGCTGATTCGCTGAAAAAGAGGGAGAGGGAGCTGGACCGGATGATCGGAAGGCTCTACGAGGACCGGGTAAATGAAAGGATCGGGGAGGACCGGTTTTGTAAAATGCTGGAGTCCTGGGATAAGGAAGTTAGAGAAATCAGGCAAAGCCTGGCCTTAATCCAAAGCCCCTGTCTTTCTGGGGAGCAGAGAAAGCCTGCTGCTTCCGGCATGCTTTCTCATTTGCTGGAGGAAATAAGCCGGGAAGATGGACTTTCCTCTGAGCTGCTGGGAAAATTCATAGAAAAGATCGAAGTTTTTCAGTCCAGTAAGGAGGAAGAGGGAGGGAAATGCCGTAAATACCAGACAATCCGGATCTATTACAGGATGCTGGCATCAACAGAAGATCCAGATGGTCCGGCATAG
- a CDS encoding bifunctional transcriptional activator/DNA repair enzyme AdaA, protein MLTEEEKWKAALACDETYDGRFYYGVKTTGIFCRPSCKSKSPRRENVEFFDTAEQARDSGLRPCKRCRPDLLEFQPQKEHAEKIKAVYDLYFSDHCRLTEELKGLGLSRNRIFQLFQKQYEKTPAEYLNGLRVDKAKELLANTPDNILTIAFQSGFESLSAFYSQFRRITGKSPNEYRKYLTQQKADKSLFKD, encoded by the coding sequence ATGCTGACAGAAGAGGAAAAGTGGAAGGCAGCTCTGGCATGTGATGAGACTTATGACGGCAGATTTTACTATGGAGTAAAAACAACGGGGATTTTCTGCCGTCCCTCCTGCAAATCCAAAAGCCCCAGACGTGAAAATGTAGAGTTCTTCGATACCGCGGAGCAGGCCCGTGATAGCGGTCTGCGCCCCTGTAAGCGCTGCCGGCCTGATTTGCTGGAATTTCAGCCGCAAAAGGAGCATGCGGAAAAAATTAAAGCAGTATATGATCTTTATTTTTCCGATCATTGCCGCTTAACGGAAGAATTAAAAGGCCTTGGATTAAGCAGAAACAGAATCTTCCAGTTATTTCAGAAGCAATATGAAAAGACTCCGGCAGAGTATTTAAATGGCTTACGGGTAGATAAGGCAAAGGAACTCCTGGCCAATACGCCGGATAATATTTTAACCATTGCCTTTCAAAGCGGCTTTGAGAGCCTTTCGGCCTTTTATTCGCAGTTTAGGCGGATCACAGGTAAATCTCCCAATGAATACCGGAAGTATCTTACACAGCAAAAAGCAGATAAGAGTCTTTTTAAGGATTAA
- a CDS encoding DNA-3-methyladenine glycosylase family protein produces MPAVEMKYFDYSQMEVEYLSLADPVLGAAMTRLGRVERQIIPDPFAALIYAVIGQLVSAASANTVWSRMQERLGDITPENLSAVSADDIQGLGMIMKKAVTISGLSKDIFQGKVRLDDLRDLPDQEVIRRLTAIKGVGLWTAEMLLINCLERPDVVSWGDMAIRRGMEKLYGLQKLTRSEFEGFRDRYSPYGSVASIYLWKLSLL; encoded by the coding sequence ATGCCGGCCGTTGAAATGAAATACTTTGACTACAGCCAGATGGAAGTGGAATATCTCTCCTTAGCAGATCCTGTGCTGGGCGCCGCGATGACACGGCTGGGCCGGGTAGAGAGACAGATAATTCCAGATCCGTTTGCAGCCCTGATTTACGCTGTCATAGGCCAGTTGGTATCTGCAGCCTCCGCAAACACCGTATGGAGCCGCATGCAGGAACGTCTTGGCGATATCACTCCGGAAAACTTGTCGGCTGTTTCCGCCGATGATATCCAGGGATTGGGCATGATCATGAAAAAAGCCGTTACCATCTCTGGCTTGTCAAAAGACATTTTTCAGGGAAAGGTACGTCTGGATGATTTGCGGGATCTGCCGGACCAGGAGGTCATCCGCCGTCTGACCGCTATAAAAGGGGTGGGGCTTTGGACCGCCGAAATGCTGCTCATCAACTGTCTGGAACGCCCTGATGTTGTCAGCTGGGGCGACATGGCCATTCGCCGGGGGATGGAAAAATTATATGGTCTTCAAAAGCTGACAAGGAGTGAATTTGAAGGGTTCCGAGATCGGTACTCCCCCTATGGTTCGGTGGCTTCCATATATTTATGGAAACTTTCTCTTTTATAG
- a CDS encoding methylated-DNA--[protein]-cysteine S-methyltransferase has protein sequence MKYTAFIKTTLGMMGISETDGVVTDLFFSNNVCETSGQKTPLLAKAEKQIGEYLNGTRRGFDLPLASQGTEFQKTVWEALRRIPYGETRSYKQVADMIGRPKACRAVGMANYKNPVLILTPCHRVVGSDGRLTGYAAGLEVKEQLLELERTYAGR, from the coding sequence ATGAAATATACGGCATTTATAAAAACCACACTGGGAATGATGGGGATATCGGAAACGGATGGGGTTGTTACGGATTTATTTTTTTCAAATAATGTCTGTGAAACCTCCGGACAGAAAACACCTTTGCTGGCGAAAGCGGAAAAGCAGATCGGGGAATATCTGAATGGGACAAGAAGAGGATTTGACCTGCCGCTTGCTTCTCAGGGGACGGAATTTCAAAAAACCGTATGGGAAGCCTTAAGAAGGATTCCATATGGAGAAACACGAAGCTATAAGCAGGTTGCGGACATGATCGGACGGCCGAAAGCATGCCGTGCCGTTGGAATGGCAAATTATAAAAATCCGGTTTTGATCCTGACACCCTGTCATCGGGTCGTCGGCTCAGACGGCAGACTGACAGGCTATGCCGCAGGTCTGGAAGTCAAGGAACAGTTATTGGAGCTGGAGCGGACTTATGCCGGCCGTTGA